In a single window of the Paenibacillus sp. MMS20-IR301 genome:
- a CDS encoding nucleotidyltransferase family protein translates to MQQIHKRIHNGADILRLVEEDAWMMGILETARTLQLPDWWVCAGFVRSKIWDVQHGFPERTPLADIDVIYYDPGDLREETEKCHEAELQKLHPGLPWSLKNQARMHTVNNLPPYSSAADGMSKFPETATALGLSLTAAGQLILAAPHGAADAIDLVLRPAPYFAARPQLLPVYEKRIRSKNWQRIWSGLRILPAEPPKYT, encoded by the coding sequence ATGCAGCAGATACATAAACGAATACATAATGGAGCAGACATTCTCCGCCTGGTAGAGGAGGATGCCTGGATGATGGGTATTCTGGAGACCGCCCGGACTCTGCAACTGCCGGACTGGTGGGTCTGCGCCGGGTTTGTCCGCTCCAAGATCTGGGATGTGCAGCACGGATTCCCGGAGAGAACACCGCTGGCGGATATTGATGTCATCTATTATGACCCTGGAGATCTGCGGGAAGAGACAGAGAAATGCCATGAAGCGGAGCTGCAGAAGCTTCATCCCGGCCTTCCCTGGTCCCTTAAGAACCAGGCCCGTATGCATACCGTCAACAACCTTCCGCCTTACTCTTCAGCCGCGGACGGAATGTCCAAATTCCCTGAGACAGCAACTGCACTCGGACTCTCCCTGACTGCAGCCGGACAATTAATCTTGGCCGCCCCCCATGGAGCCGCGGACGCAATCGATCTGGTACTCCGTCCCGCGCCGTACTTCGCAGCCCGGCCGCAGCTGCTGCCTGTATACGAGAAGCGGATCCGCAGCAAGAACTGGCAGCGCATCTGGAGCGGTCTGCGGATTCTCCCGGCAGAGCCGCCTAAATACACCTAG